GCACATACGATCCCCTCAAGGATCCTGCCGAGTTCGTTGTTGATCAGAAAAAACTCGGATATTGGTTGGGTCAGGGCGCGGAGCCGACGGATACGGTCAGGAGCCTTATCAAGAAAACAGGCGCCCTTTCTTCCGGCACTTCGGCCTGATTTTGTCCCCTGTGACACGAGCCGGCGGATTAGGAATGTGAAGGAACTCGTCGAATATATTGCCACCGCATTGGTGGATGATGCGGATGCCGTCCGGGTTCAGGAAGTGGAAAAGGGCGGTTCTACGGTCATCGAGCTGGTGGTAGCCAAGGAAGACGTGGGCAAGGTGGTGGGAAAGCATGGACGCACGGCCAAGGCCATTCGGACCCTCCTGTCTGTTTCCTCTGCCAAGCATGGCAAAAGGGCCGGTCTCGAGATCATAGAATAGTCTTTCATGGGCCAGGAAAAGCCCTGTGTCGCCATCGGACGGATCTTCAAGGCCCATGGCCTGAATGGTGACGTCATCCTTGCATCCTACTCAGAGGCCGAGGATGTCTTTCCCTATGACAGGGTCTGCTTCAAGGATGCACGCGGCAGGATGTTATCGAAGGGTGTCCTCCGTGTGCGGCCCGTCAAGCAGGGTCATTTTCGCATCCGCTTCGAGGGCGTCCGGGATCGAACGGCTGCGGAAGGCCTCGTCGGCCAAGAGGTCTTCATCTTTGAAGAGCAGCTTCCTGCCGTTTCTCCCGGGGAATATTACTGGAAGGATCTCATGGGGATCCAGGTCCGGACCCTTGCGGGTGAACGTATCGGGGCCGTCAGGTCCATATTTCGCACGGCCGCTCACGATGTCTATGTCGTCGGAAGCGGAGAGCAGGAGGTGCTCGTTCCTGCGGTGGACGCATTCATTCGAGAGGTGGATCTGGAGCGAAGGGTCATGACGGTCGACCTTCCGGCTGGTCTTGCCGACGGCGATGCTCTTTGACATTGTTACTATTTTCCCGGATTTTTTTCGGTCCCCCCTGGAGGAAGGGGTCCTTCACCGGGCTATCTCTCAGGGGATCGTTCGTGTGAGGACCACGAATCTGCGCGACTTTGCAACCGATCGGCATCGGACCGTGGACGACCGCCCGTATGGCGGGGGGGATGGCATGGTCATGAAGCCCGAACCCCTTCATGCCGCCATCGAGCACCTGAAATCGGACGGTGAGGCAGGGCCGGTCATCCTTTTGAGTCCGAGAGGGGAGCTCCTGGATCAGGCTAAGGTCCGGGAGCTGGCCTGCTTCCCCCGGATCATCCTCGTCTGCGGGCGTTATGAGGGCGTTGACGAACGTTTTCGGGAATGTTGCGCAGACCTTGAACTGTCTATCGGCGACTACATACTCACTGGGGGGGAGATCGCCGCCCTCGTAGTGATCGACTCGGTGAGCAGGCATGTCCCGGGTGTGCTGGGCTGTGAGACGTCCGCCGAGGAAGAGTCGTTCACTGACGGTCTCCTCGAGTATCCCCAATATACCCGTCCACCTGTCTTCCACGGGATGGCCGTTCCCGAGGTCCTTGTGTCCGGGGATCATGCCCGCATTGCCCGCTGGCGGAGGAACGAGGCGCTTCGAATCACGTTGGAGAGAAGGCCTGAACTCCTCCGCACCGCCCGTCTCACCCAAGAGGACCGGGAAGAGCTTCGGCGCCTCGGGTGGCCGTCGTGACGGTCTCCATCGCCCTTCTCCATTATCCTGTACTGAACAGATTCGGGGATACCATAGCATCCGCAGTGACCAATCTGGATATCCACGACCTCGCCAGGCTCGCACGCACCTATGGGATAAGCCGTTTTTTTGTAGTCACGCCCATTGCCGAGCAACAGGATCTCGTGCGTGAACTCGTAGGGCATTGGACGGGAAGTGGCGCTGTCGCCAACCCGGACCGGAAATCCGCCATGGAACTCGTCTCCATTGCCACCGATCTCCATGAGGTTCGGGAAATGATACAGAAGAAGGCGGATTATACCGAACCAATGAGGATATATGCCACATCAGCCAGGTGGGAGACATGCCCCAAAACGGTTCCCTGGCATGTCGTTCGGGAGGAAATGACCATGAAACGCCGTCATGGCCTCATACTTTTTGGCACTGCATCCGGGCTTTCTGAAGAGGTCATGGGTGAGGTGGATGGGATCCTCCCGCCCATCCGGGGTGTGGGGGAATACAATCATCTTTCCGTCCGGGCTGCGGCAGCCATAACCTTGGACAGACTTTTCGGTGAAAACAGACGATGGGGGTATGCAAAATAGAAATGAATGGAGTATTTTTATAATTTTCCGATTTTTAATCAGGAGGGACAGGCCCAATGGATATCATACGTAGGATCGAAAGCGAGGAGATGCGGATGGACATCCCGGAGTTCCGCCCCGGGGACAGCGTCCGCGTCTCTGTAAAGATCCAGGAGACCGAGGAAAAGGAACGTATACAGGTCTTCGAGGGGATCGTCATCGCCAGGAGGGGAAGTGGCTTCAACGAGACCTTCACCGTACGCAAGGTGTCTTACGGGGTCGGGGTCGAGAGGACCTTTCCCATCCACTCGCCCCGCCTCGAAAAGATAGAGCTTCTGGAGTCCGGACGTGGAAACCGTGCGAAATTCTATTATATACGCGGGCTCAAGGCGAAAACCGTCCGGCACAAGACCCGGGCGCGTACTTTGTGACGTGAGCGGACCTGCGGTTTCCGGCCCTCCGGACCTTTTCGGGTTTGACCGCTTCTGGTGGGACCAGGGGCGTATCCATGTGGCGGGCGTCGATGAGGTCGGACGCGGATGTCTCGCTGGCCCGGTTGTTGCCTGCGCTGTTGTGATTCCGCCTCATGAGCGCATTCCGGGCGTGATGGATTCAAAGGCGCTTTCTCCGTCCGAACGCCTCCGGCTCCACAGGATCATCATGGAGAAGGCATGGGCGGTCGCCCTTGCCGAGGTCCCGGCTGAAGAGATAGACCGGGTCAATATCAGGAGAGCGAGTCTCGAGGCCATGCGTCAGGCCATCGAGGGCCTGGCTGTCATGCCC
This genomic window from Deltaproteobacteria bacterium contains:
- the rpsP gene encoding 30S ribosomal protein S16, which translates into the protein MSVRIRLARGGRKKKPFYRVVAAHVESKRDGRYLDILGTYDPLKDPAEFVVDQKKLGYWLGQGAEPTDTVRSLIKKTGALSSGTSA
- a CDS encoding KH domain-containing protein, with translation MKELVEYIATALVDDADAVRVQEVEKGGSTVIELVVAKEDVGKVVGKHGRTAKAIRTLLSVSSAKHGKRAGLEIIE
- the rimM gene encoding ribosome maturation factor RimM (Essential for efficient processing of 16S rRNA), with protein sequence MGQEKPCVAIGRIFKAHGLNGDVILASYSEAEDVFPYDRVCFKDARGRMLSKGVLRVRPVKQGHFRIRFEGVRDRTAAEGLVGQEVFIFEEQLPAVSPGEYYWKDLMGIQVRTLAGERIGAVRSIFRTAAHDVYVVGSGEQEVLVPAVDAFIREVDLERRVMTVDLPAGLADGDAL
- the trmD gene encoding tRNA (guanosine(37)-N1)-methyltransferase TrmD; translated protein: MLFDIVTIFPDFFRSPLEEGVLHRAISQGIVRVRTTNLRDFATDRHRTVDDRPYGGGDGMVMKPEPLHAAIEHLKSDGEAGPVILLSPRGELLDQAKVRELACFPRIILVCGRYEGVDERFRECCADLELSIGDYILTGGEIAALVVIDSVSRHVPGVLGCETSAEEESFTDGLLEYPQYTRPPVFHGMAVPEVLVSGDHARIARWRRNEALRITLERRPELLRTARLTQEDREELRRLGWPS
- a CDS encoding RNA methyltransferase, giving the protein MTVSIALLHYPVLNRFGDTIASAVTNLDIHDLARLARTYGISRFFVVTPIAEQQDLVRELVGHWTGSGAVANPDRKSAMELVSIATDLHEVREMIQKKADYTEPMRIYATSARWETCPKTVPWHVVREEMTMKRRHGLILFGTASGLSEEVMGEVDGILPPIRGVGEYNHLSVRAAAAITLDRLFGENRRWGYAK
- the rplS gene encoding 50S ribosomal protein L19, with protein sequence MDIIRRIESEEMRMDIPEFRPGDSVRVSVKIQETEEKERIQVFEGIVIARRGSGFNETFTVRKVSYGVGVERTFPIHSPRLEKIELLESGRGNRAKFYYIRGLKAKTVRHKTRARTL
- a CDS encoding ribonuclease HII produces the protein MSGPAVSGPPDLFGFDRFWWDQGRIHVAGVDEVGRGCLAGPVVACAVVIPPHERIPGVMDSKALSPSERLRLHRIIMEKAWAVALAEVPAEEIDRVNIRRASLEAMRQAIEGLAVMPDLVLVDGNAPVDHPAPQLTVVGGDGRSQCIAAASIVAKVHRDRIMEGYDRRYPGYDFARHKGYPTRTHRDAIRRLGVLPIHRRTFRGVSDVC